TTTATCTCGTTTGCATTGTTTATAAGCAGCTTGCATTGTTTATAAGCAAAAAGTTTTTAAGGAAGAGGCAAAACGATGGAAACAGTAGGATACATTACAAAGATACGAGTTAAACTGTATGGAACTGGAATTTAAAATAACAAAGTCTTCTCAAATATCAACAACCCAAATTTGCAAACTAATAGATAAAATGATGATTGTGCTGTTGTGTCAAAATTGCTGTGGTGATTTAGTGTCATAAGACAAATAGCTCGCAAAGCCCCTGTTGTCTTGTGTAGCTGATAATGAAGGTTAATTTCAGGTTTCAAGGTCCTTGCCTTTTGGATGCAATAGACTCTCTCCAACCTCCCCAAAGAGATTACTCAAAGCCTCTATTAATGCCGATATGTGATCTTGTTAAATCACCGTCACAAGGACAGGTGTCAGTATGCGGGAAGTTGGAGACAGGAGCTCTTCAAGTTGGAGAAAAGGTACTCAATGACCACTAATGCAAGAGAGATCCTTCTCCTTTATTATATACATGCTTTTAGGAGACTTGGGATGCTCGAGTCATAACTGAATAGTGAATCGTATTGGTGCCTATAGATTATGTCATCATTCTGAATATCACCCAGATTAACCTGACCCAAGCACTGCTCCCAGAAGGAAGTTCTGAGGGAGGCATTAGGCCTGTAAACTTGTATCCTAGTTTCCCGTCAAGGTGCTTCTACCTTGCATTTTTTCTGTGCAACGCTCTTTTCTCACTTTTTATTCTAcagtattttgaattttatttgggGTGTGTTGGGAGACGGGGGATGGGAGTTCAAGGCGGTTGTTTTTTGAGCTAGCCTTTGCATAGGGATTACTCTTGCTCAAGTGCTTTGGAAGGGGCTTCTGCACAGTGACAATAATAAGATAGGTACAACGGAGAAACACAAAGACATTTCTTTTCTCCCTATAATGTAAGACACCAGTGAATTAGAATGTTAGGGCTCAAGTTTAACAGAGTAATATGAGTTAAAGGGGACTAAGATAAGAAACAAATGCTTATGCTTTTAAGTTGTTAGGGTATTGTTAGGACATGATGTTAGGTCATTGTTGGGATTGCAATCATAATAATTTTACGGCGCAATCATCTATTGGGCAGTAACTGTTTAATGGTTATTAAGAAATTCGCCATCGGTGTTTTTCTATGGTGCAATCATCTATTCACCAAAACTTGTTTTGATTTCTTTACAAGGATAATAGTCATTCTTCTAATACCAAACTGTTAACATGTTTCAGGTTCTAGTTATGCCATCAAGAGAAATGGCAACAGTGCGTTCTTTGGAACATGATTCTCAGGTTTGTAACAGTACAAAAGCTGGAGACAATGTCACTGTTAATCTACAAGGTATAGACGCGAATCGTGTAATGGCAGGGGATGTGCTGTGTCACCCTGAATATCCTATTGCTGTTACAAATTGTTTGGAACTGAAGATTCTCATCCTGGATATTGCCGTTCCAATTTTGATTGGCTCTCAGGTAGCAGCTCTTGTTAATAGATCATTTTACCCTCAAAATTTGCAGTATTTCATGAAATTGTTAATAACTCTAGAGCCCTGGATATTTGAAAATGTGCAGTTGGAGTTTCATGTACACCATGCTAAGGAGGCTGCAAGAGTTGTGAGGATTTTGTCATTGCTTGATCCAAAGACTGGAAAGGAGACCAAGAAATCACCTCGATGTCTTCTAGCAAAGCAGAATGCTATAGTCGAGGTTTCTCTCAAAAGAAACTATTATGTTTATTCATGTGCTTCTGTTATCCATTTTAGAAGAAAATAATCTTGTGTGGGAGTGGGTGCACGAAAGGTGCTAGGCAACTGCCTTTGTATCTAGGTTAAGGTTGGATAATACCTACTATTTAAAAGAGATCTTAACTTTAATTTGTTTGTCATGGTTTAGGTGGTCTTGCAAGGAATGATTTGTGTTGAAGAGCATTCTAAAtgtaagtctcttggaagggtgTCCCTCAGGGCATCAGGAAGAACTGTTGCTCTTGGTCTTGTGACTCGAGTTCTAGAGAAGAACGAATAGAGAAATTCCCTCTACTGGAATGAGGTGCGCATGTCCAAAATCCGCTGGTAAAGGTATACATCTACGAGGACCTGTAGCTTTAAACAGATGACTCACGGAATTGAGTGTCGTCCTTTAATTTATCTTCTTTCTCCTCTCGTGCCTGTTCTGGTCTCCGGTGGAGATCCACAAGTTTTGTAGTTGAGACGAATATTAATGATTCTACAGCGGCATAGCTCTAGACATGTTTTTCTTCCCTTCATTATACGTGTATCCGGAAATCTTCTAATAGGCTGCTTTTGAGGAAAAAGTGAGTATCTTTAGGGATGGGTCGTTCTTTACTTGTGTACATTGGCGGAATCTGGGAGACAATTTAAAGttaattttcccctttttcttaaGATAATAACTTCATGTTCTTAGGGACCCTCTATTGAGTGGCATATTTACCAGTTATGTCTTACATGTATACATGGACCTCCTTTATCATCGTACTTGTAGAATTTTAAGACTAGATTCATGCCTTTGGGACTGTAGACAGTAGCACTAAAGTTGTGATAGGAGCAGCCCCAAGATGATTATTCATTCTGGTAAAACCAGGCTTTATATGAGCTGTTCCTTAATCATTCTCTCTTTTTAATTCTGTTGTAGGTTACAGTAATGGTATAATTATGCACTAAACTGAAAATGACTAATGTAACTAGGAATATCTAAATTAAGTAACGTGTAGTACGAACGCCAAACTCGTGAGGGCTTGAGTTAGGAAGGTTATCTatttcctttccactctaacgaAGATGTGTATTACAATTATTTATGCTACCGCTAATTCAGATTTATACCGAGTAAGCTTGATAAGGGGCTAAAACGCTACATGTCAAGAAGTTTTCCATGACTCGAATTTGAGACATTATTTGATGAAAGATAGATGGATCTCAATCATTCCAGCACAGTCCTCGCAATTTCATTACTTGTTGATGGGTGGTTGGCAAACATTAATTTTCTTCTATCTTACTCAAGACAGAAGCAAAGAGATTTGCTTGGCTGAAGAATGATGATGGAGTGCATTAAATTTCCTATCATAGATATATACTACCTTCTTCTCTACTCCTATTAATCGTGAAGCTTTCTTGATCTACTATGCACAAGTTTTGGATGACAAGGGCATccctataaaatataaaattctaggaacagaaaaagaaaaaaaatatatctaAGGGGTTTGTTGAAAATGGTACAATGATGATGTTCAAAGAACTTCCAAAGTTGTTCTTCTCTTGTCTGATTGATATTGACCTATCGCAGTATTCAGAAAGTTAAGTCGATGTATAGTCAGAAGAGTGTTGCCCATTTCTTGTCTGTCTTATGTCTGTACCTTTTAGATTCCTCTAACTTACTAAAAGGTATAGTCTCTGGGTTTCAAACTGAAACTAATTAGTAGTACTACGTACTATCTTTTGGGTTTAGAAATGCTTAAACCCAAAGATGGTCAATCATTTACTGGAACAAAAAGTATAATATATAATCATTTAATCAACATACGTATCTGATGAAGCATTGTACCATTTACTGCACGTATGTTTCTGTTTTAGATTTTACCATGTTTTAATCTagcaaaaatttaaaaagaattaacccaaatagtcgtCTACCCtaccacttaaactaaaaataatcggTGATTGcataatatatgtatattttatgtattattacATGTGTATATtgtatataatcaatgtatatgattagaaaaagtaaacaattaatatgactggctatttgtgtaaaaatgTGAACGATTATGGGAGTCTTGGAGGGCCATCTCTCGcgcgcaaaaaaaaaaaaaaaatctccctTTTGGTTTTCACTTTTTGTTTTAGCTTTGTGTCTGTTAAATTAAGGACTGACCAATGGGTTCGGATTTTGAGTTTATGAGTTCGAGATTTTAGATAGAGTTCAAAAAGACTATTTCATGAAAGTAAATTGTTGTATTGGGACATGAACTTCACTtgattgattatttatttatggaaagttgaaaatttgtgaGTCAAAGCTAGTAATATTAAGTATTTCAAATTTAAATGCTTCTCATATGAATATTAATATTGATGGCAAAATGGGTACTTGCAGATATTGAAGCTTATTTAGTAGTATTTAAGATAATGAAACAATATTTGATGCCCAAATGGGACATTCTAGACATATTTCACCCAAGAATTCAGTTAGTGAATTTGGTTAAACTAAGGAATGTGTTATATATAGAACAAATATGGTGAACAATTTTCTACTTTTGTTAGGCAAATAAGCATAGCACCATCACTTTATTGCTGAGGGGATGTTGAAGTCAAACTTCCAATTAATGCTCTGGTGAGATCCTTTGGTACATTCTCACCTGCCTTATTTGCCATCTTCCCTTTCTTTACGTATTTTAAATTTCCATATCGTTAAAATTCTATTAGAACCCGTAATTGCTTGTGTTTTGGTTGTtctacttgttgttgttgttgttgttgttgttactattttcctGATTTTTCCATTACTATATTTCTTCGCTATACTATTGTGATTTGCATGCTTGTTTGGAGTCGAGCAGTCTCTCTACCTGCACAAGGTAAGAGTAAAGCTCAGTGGCGGAGTCAGAATTTTTATTAAGGgatgtcaaaatataaagaagtaaataCATGAAAAAGTCAAGGGAAGTCAACATATagtaatatatacatataaaataaaaattaccgaactatacagtgtaattttccaGACGAAGGGGTGTTAGTTGATACCCCTTTGgataaggtggctccgccactgataagactgcgtatacactaccttccctagaccccatttgtgggattacactgaatttattattgttattatttagagTTCCTATTATTTATATGATGCTCAATGTCTCTATTTTCAAGAAGATTTAGCAGTCACTCAAAACTCAAGACTGAAAAATGGAAGGTGGGACTAGGGAAAATAATGTTTATATAATAGAAAAATAGAGTATCTAAACATACttgaagaaaaataaagtttatTTGAAACGTTGATGTTCAAAAAAAGTAGTTAGGAAGTTATGTTTGGTAATGAATTTCATTTGGAGAAAAAATTGTAGATTTGTGAGTAAAAGCTACAGCCTCGTTTGAAATACAGGTTACTCCATATTTTTCAAGTGTTTCAGATACTAAAGTTTAATATTTGCAAATTCTAGGGGCAAACCAGTAATTGCAATTATGAACACCAGTTTTCATATATTCCCTCCGTCCCAAATTATCAGACTAATTTTTGGAGATAAATTAGATTAGATCgactaaatattttaaaattaaaattaagataaAAACTATAAGTATCAGAAGTTACAATTTTTCTCATATCAATCtcaatatgaaaaatatatttaaatattgGTTAAAGTTAATATAATTTGAATTTAGTAAAGCAAACATGACCGAAAATTTAGGACGGAGGAAATACTTAAATATAGTGGGAGTATTACATTTCACATATATTTAAGACCAATAATTTACATTTTGCCCTGGTAAAAGCcattatttattttgattttggaAGGATGCTATTGTCTGAATCCCACAAAAACACACAAAAGCAACTGAAACCATAAACCACTCCTCAAAAGTTTGAACCtaatcaaatatatcatatcttaTCAAAAGATTGAACCGAAAAGTCGGACCAAAAAGTAATCTTGAAATTGATATTAAAAACCCTTTAAATCcaagatttcaaatgaaagaaaCAAAAGGGACAACCACAAAAGGCCTCTTGTCTTTGTGTCCCCTAAGCCTAAGCCACattaaattttacatttttaataattttgtgACTTTAATGATTAATTGCTTATTTAGATGGACACAAAGGACAAAAAGTACCCAACTTCTGCAGATATCCTGAGTACAAATTCTTATCCTCTGTCCAAAGATATTAAGAAGAATAAAGTCATCACCAAATAACATTAAAGATTCGTTTGATACAttgataaataaaaataattttgggaTAAAAATTTAGTATCATCTTAGTTTTGTTTGGTTATTAATTCTGAAATAAATAATTCcaggaataaaaaataataacggATAGCTTATACCTGCAGATGATGGAATAATAATCGCAGGATAAATCAGTAAAATTGACAATCCAAGATTAGTGCAACATACAAATAACTAATCTCATATAACTAATACCAACATAATTAATCCCAACATCAattatcttcaaaccaaacgacccctaaaattATGTAAACACACTATGATGGATTTCAATAACTTTTTATAGTAAGAACAATAAGAACAAAGTACTAAGTACAAATAAATCATTTCTtacccttcttttcttttccattgGCAAAAAAGGACCCCAAACCAAAGAGATTAGCAGTACCCTTAGTAATGAAAGTAGGTGGCACATTCAAAACAGGATTAATGCAAACCCCATTACCATAATTATGCCCTAATCCATAATTCTTTCTCAATGATGGCTTTTGTGACGATGGAAATGCGTAAAAATTAGCTGCAGATGTATTCAtattcttcattttcttgaattgtgcATTGTTTTTCTGACCTTCTGAACCTGTAGAATTGCTACGTGATAGTAAAGGTAAAGACCAAAATGAGCTTTTCTTGTTGCTGTTTTCACAATGAAGACTACTACTTCTCCTTATCCGCCAAAAGGATTTGGTTTGATCCTTTGGGGAGGTTTCAAAATTTCTTGGGGTTGGTTGATTTGGAGGAGAATTTAAAGGTTGAGTCTTGgatatatttttcaagatttcttGGTTTAAAGTGACAAACTTTTCTTGTAGTTGAAGAGGTCGAATTAAGCCATCTAAGAAAAGCTCATCTGCTGAAGAAGTTTCTGTATTTGTGCTGTTGGTAATACAGAAATCGAATTCAGAATTAGAATCTGAGCAAATTAATGGGAATTTTTCAGTGGCCGCAGCAGAAGAATTAGCATTAGCATCTTTTTGGCTAAGATCATCAGAAAAAGAAATTCTTGGACTTGTGACTAGACTTGGAGCTTCTGAGATCATATCAAttgccatttttatttttattttttatttttgggtagAATTACTGAGAGTAAATTGGAAGGATAGAAAAGCCTAAATCTTTGAGTTTTTTGTTGTAGTGAGAAGACAAGATTCAAATGTGAAgtgggagaaaaagaaaaaattcagagaatggtcagaAGTCAAAAGAAGAAAGGCTAGAAATATGGTCTAATGAATTCTTGTTTGCTTTAGTGGCAGACGGGACTAATGgcttttatgttgaaaaataaaaaatttactgTGGATTTAAAGATCAAAGGCAAGTCTGGTCCATGCACAATGAGTGCATATGGAAGGAGAGTTAAGAAGTACAATAAATTTATACGAGTTACCTTTGGGTTATCATTCGATGTTCGGTATTTGTATTGGGATCCGACTAAATTCAAATTTACTCCAAAAAATCCACATTGAGCCATATTGAGAGTAAAAAACTTTCTAACAAATGCATCTTTATACCCAGAGATCAAATCGAAATCTCTAATTATGTATGAGAAGTAGTTACCACTCCAATTTACCTTACTGCAACAAAAAACTTTTACTTTTGAACAAGTATTCAGAAAACTTTATACCATGGTTATCCTTCCTTACTACTATTATATTATAGTGTCCAAATTTAGTACTCATGTTAGTTTGCAAGAGTACTTGAGATATGACAATTTTACTAACAGCCTCAATTATAATGGAATATACAACATAGCATAAGGGTCAAAAATACTTTTACTGTGCGAAAAGGATTACTTATATCCTAGGTTATACTTTCGGTCCATCACTATTTTGACGTTATAAAATTGGTACAAAAATTTCCTTTCACCGTTAGGACCTTCCACCATGACAACGTCATCCTAAGTGGATTGATATCTCGGTGAGGTGGACACCATGTGGCATGCACCTCAGCATTCCAATCCATTTTAGCCCCTCCCCCCATTTCTTctcccaccaccaccaccaccacctcccTCGTCACCCAATTCTTTTCAGATTTTATTGCTGTATTCTAAATTATAAATTACGTAAGTTGCAAAAATACtattccctccgtttcaaattatatgaagtactttcctttttagtttgttccaaaataaatgacacatttctaaatttggaaataattcaacatTAAGCTCTTCATTTTActaattttatccttaatgacaagcttttataaccacacaaatgtcatggccccacaaaacttttatctcttaagtttttaagaccacaagtttcaaaaatattcttttttttaaactctgtgccgagtcaaactacctcatctaactTGAAACAAGGGAGTAACTAGGAAGAAAAATTTAGTGCTTTTTACCTTTCTGTCAAACTAGAACGAGAGTCAATAGAGTCGATGAGAATGTCCTTAATTATTTCACAGCATGTTTATGTTTGAAATTCTTAGTAAAAGTCTTTGTTTTTGTTAGCATTCTATCTATTGTGTCACATACTCTTTTACGAGACTAGAAAATTGTTACCAATACCTCGGTTTAGGTGACTCAAATGGGCGTATCGTTGGAGCTAAATGCAGCAGCAAAGCAAGTAGCTAGCAGAACTTTGGTTAAAGTATTAGCATACAACGCCTACACATTATTTCTTGCTTTTATTGTTTGTAATCAATCTTAAATGTGATGAATACTTCGCCACATGCCAACTACTGGTTTATTGCCACAATGCCAATCAATTACGATAGAGAAAGAGAGGAGTTGAGCATTTATCTTAAAGCATAATCAATCCCTTCTTGTGAATGTTCAGAATGATGCTGCATCTGGAAGCATGATTTTACtactgaattttttttattaacttcctttaaataatttttttttaaaaaacatagATGATCACTCAAGTTTTATTCTATTGCTCCGAAGTTAGTAaactatttttataataaaaaagtcACTCAATTTGCTTAGATTTCATAAAAATCACCATGTTTTATTTGTTTCCTCCTACCGATTTTTTGTGATACTCTCGTTTTCATTACATAaagtaatttaataatttaaatataataaaataaatgttgAACTATCCGTAAAATTaacctcttcttttttctttgcttGTTCACTAAAATTTTGGAGGCTGATTGTGGTTGATCTCTTCTTTTATTGACTTTTAGCAAGTTCCAAATTTTTAATAgaataagaaaaggaaaataatcgTGCTGGCTTGGTAATACGCTCAAAATGTTTGTTAGTTCTAATCATTAAACTCGATAAAGAAACACGTGTTAGATAAAGATTATGGACTCCTTTCACTAGATAATTGATATTGGATTGCTGATAAACAAGAGAACATAGTTTAGCAAGTCCAGGAATAATTCATTTTGAATGCTTTTGAAAGTTTAGCACCTGATTATCGTTAATCAGGGAAATTAGTGAAGATTATAAATTTATTAGGCGTGCCATTGCCAATCATATTAACATATTGCTCTTAGATAGAATCAGTTATACATTTTTCTACGTGGTCATTCTATCCCTAATTTTATCCTTCTCTATGATGACCAAAATGTCAGGCCTCAATAAAATAATTACAATCATTATCAGGAGAAGGTGAACTTAATTTTTTATTAGTAGATTATACTTTAGTCAAACAACATTTAATTATGATTACTTGCAGTCTCATATAAAATATCACAATATCTATTAATAACCCCCCAAAATAGGAACACGTAAACCTTTATTTGTGATTTCAGAATTTTGCTGCATCTTGGATTATTTTTAGCATATTAAAAAATGTATGGATTTAAATAACTTAATATGCATTAGTAAATTTCAATTGGAATTAGTTGAGAGATTAAGTTGAAATTTGCATACATACTGGTCTCTTATTCTGCTATTGAAggcatataataataataataataataataataataataataataataataataataataaataataataataataataataataataataataataataataataataataataataataataataataataataataataatgttaccccaaaatcggataacaattgaatttatacgcggttttaaggataagTGATCTAATTTGATACAAAGTGAGAAATCAGATTTAATATGGAAGAATAAgtagaaaaataaatgcaaaccatgCAGATTGAACAACTTAAGCCTCACAAGGTTAACTTCCTTCGAATTTAGATGTGATATTATTGAAGCCAGAATAATATGAACaaagttgaaaaaaaatagtatcttgttctttgaagtatgtTACAATCCCCTCCCTGAGTTACTTAGTCCCCTCTATATATTTAAGGAGATTAGGCTTTTAAGACATTATTTTATATGAAATTATGTAGACCGTTAGCTTTTTTTTGACTTAATCCCGTAATTTTCGCCATAATGATTGGTTAATGGCAAGAATCACGGATCCTTGTCGGATGAGTTGGCAAAGCTCTTCTTCGAGGCCATTAGAAACAGGATCGGTCGTGCCTTCGGTAAACTCAATGGCAAATCTGATGGTCTTGTCGAACTTTGAACCTCGATATCGAGCTCGGTTTCATCTGTAACTTCGATCTCTTACAGATGTGCCGAGCCTGGTCTATTGTTCCAAATGCTCGATCATGCATCGAGTTCAGTTCTACCCATATATAGATAGTCTCCTTGTTTTTCGGAGAGCAAAGGATGAAAAACGATATGAACCCTCGGTATTCATTTCGATAAATCATGACGATGGATACATGACATAGGTGATAAGAATAGTGGAAACATCCCGTCAGTCCAGTCTTCGAGGCATTAAATGTTTGTCAGTTGACGGTCGGCTACTTCGGGAGATGAACCACCGCTTGAGAAACTTATAAATACCCTCTAATCCATTTATTAGAACTTTTTACACTCAAATTCTTCTTGTGTTCTAAGAAAATTTCACCTCCTTTACCATCTGGTTTTCTAACTGTTAGCCTCAAAGCTTCCTTTACCAacaacttcttttctttgttgtttATAAACAAAAGGCAAAGACTTCAAAGTCTGTtcctaaaaaaaaatactttcttctTCAAAACCTTCTGAAAACGTTTCTCATGCTACTACTGAGGAACCCCCTTTGAGATCATATATCCCTGTTGGGTGCCCGACTGTGGCTGACTTCAAGGTTGAGAATACACCTATGGTACCGGGTCGGTGTGAACCagtctcgaggtacatatgtaAGATCAAAGAGTTTTTCATTCCCACAGCCATTAATCACCAAGACcttattctcgagcatagacgaggacagggACCGGAGCTGGTTTGGTCACTTTGTTCAAGTGAGGACTTCGGACTTAATCCCGGTTGTGGACATGCCATTTCCTaaaaaatggaacatgaaacataAGTTTAGCTTTGCTTTGGGtatttcttttattgcttttcatTCTGTTTGTTTCGCATCGATGTTATGTGATACAGTTTTAGCCCAAATGCCGGACTCCATTCCTGAACTTaaagagtgggtcgagggcatcgtgACACGAATACCCTACTCCGAGCGCTTATGGCGTGAGCTCTCGAAAGGCCGATGGGAGGCCCATAAACATGGTAAGAGTTTTTCCCTAATAATATATTTGATCTTATGTTCTCATCATCGATTTTTGAtccgttatatttttattttgcagGTTTATCAAAGGACATTGAAATGAGGCCTCCATCAGCTGATGACGACATATACGCAGATCCCCCTACTCCGAAGCAGGataaatagaagaagaaaataaaagctTTGAGCCCCTCGAaccccaaaaagaaaagaccgaATAAGCGACTGATGTGCAAAACCAAAGATGTTAGTGCCCAGATCTCTCATCGGAATCACTCCATCGGTTAAGggatgagtccgaagaagaagaagaagaagaagactccAATCTGGTGGCCCGTATGAGGAGtgattctgaactgcctcaagtCATGGAGGCCATAGAAGAAGTAGCGGCCGAAGCCTCCGAACCAGGGAGGGTCGAGGCCGTTTCTCCCCGAGCTGGGGATGTTGACAAAGGGAATTTGGACGGTACTTCTGGGTCATAAGATAATATACCTAAGGAGGCGCTTAGAGTGATCGACCTCTCTGGGCCGCTTTCGTTTATCGATTCAACGATAAACGAGGCCCATATGGTGAAAGGTTCCCTCAGCAAATGGGCCCAAGGAGCAGTAGATTCTCTTTATCACTTCTTCGATGGACTGGATTCTACCACCTTGGAGGATGTTACCAGGTTGGGCGACTTACCGGTACCAAAAAAGACACCGTCCCCGGGAGCCGGTGGGTCCTCTTCGAGCCCAACATTAGTGAATCAGTTCCCAGCTCTGAGTGTTGATCCTACTCGGAGACGGGCAATTTAT
This DNA window, taken from Nicotiana tabacum cultivar K326 chromosome 15, ASM71507v2, whole genome shotgun sequence, encodes the following:
- the LOC107784136 gene encoding uncharacterized protein LOC107784136; this encodes MAIDMISEAPSLVTSPRISFSDDLSQKDANANSSAAATEKFPLICSDSNSEFDFCITNSTNTETSSADELFLDGLIRPLQLQEKFVTLNQEILKNISKTQPLNSPPNQPTPRNFETSPKDQTKSFWRIRRSSSLHCENSNKKSSFWSLPLLSRSNSTGSEGQKNNAQFKKMKNMNTSAANFYAFPSSQKPSLRKNYGLGHNYGNGVCINPVLNVPPTFITKGTANLFGLGSFFANGKEKKGRETARLQTSMQITIV